In the genome of Notamacropus eugenii isolate mMacEug1 chromosome 5, mMacEug1.pri_v2, whole genome shotgun sequence, one region contains:
- the LOC140507296 gene encoding vomeronasal type-1 receptor 1-like: MKTKGIILTIAYFSQTGFGVLGNFFLICLFTFVFLSGHRMRPIDIIVTQLALVNCLVLLLKGIPQTMAALGMMNFLDDIGCKIIFYLHKVARDLSLSMTCSLSVFQAITISPANSNWAELKVRAKKYPIPSSLLCWTFHLVLSSYIPLGIKRPSQNRNITEIQHHGYCSHKILSRFRALLVATILSFVDAIYLGLMVSASGYLVILLYRHHKQIKESHITCLSPRSSPETRATKTILFLVSTFIFSYLLNCVLVTYMSVANAPFWLTHTSAYLGLCFPAVSPYMLINSDSQVPKYLYALCGRKTSHSDPDKRLISLSRMTF, encoded by the coding sequence ATGAAAACTAAAGGTATAATTCTGACTATTGCCTACTTCTCCCAGACAGGATTTGGGGTACTCggaaatttcttccttatttgtcTCTTCACCTTTGTGTTTCTCAGTGGACATAGGATGAGACCCATAGACATTATTGTTACTCAGTTAGCCTTGGTCAACTGCTTGGTGCTTCTGTTAAAGGGCATCCCTCAGACAATGGCAGCTTTGGGTATGATGAATTTTCTGGATGACATTGGctgtaaaattattttctacCTTCACAAAGTAGCTCGTGACCTTTCCCTCAGCATGACCTGCAGCTTGAGTGTCTTTCAGGCCATCACCATCAGCCCCGCCAACTCCAATTGGGCAGAGCTTAAAGTCAGAGCCAAAAAATACCCCATCCCCTCTAGTCTACTCTGTTGGACTTTTCACCTGGTTTTGTCCAGCTATATTCCTTTAGGAATTAAGAGACCAAGTCAAAATAGAAACATCACTGAGATACAGCATCATGGATATTGTTCTCATAAAATTCTTTCTAGATTTCGTGCCTTATTAGTTGCAACCATTCTATCCTTTGTTGATGCTATATATTTGGGACTTATGGTCTCTGCCAGTGGTTACTTAGTGATACTTCTGTATAGGCATCACAAACAAATCAAGGAAAGTCACATTACCTGCCTGTCACCCAGATCCTCCCCTGAGACCAGGGCCACCAAAACTATCCTATTCCTAGTAAGCACCTTTATTTTCTCTTACTTACTCAATTGCGTCTTGGTAACATATATGTCAGTTGCAAACGCCCCATTTTGGTTGACACATACTTCTGCTTATCTGGGTTTATGTTTCCCAGCTGTTAGCCCTTATATGCTCATCAACAGTGACTCACAAGTTCCCAAATATCTCTATGCTCTTTGTGGGAGGAAAACCTCACATTCTGACCCTGATAAAAGATTAATATCTCTGTCCAGGATGACTTTCTGA